The proteins below are encoded in one region of Peribacillus muralis:
- a CDS encoding YfkD famly protein: MRGIILCTMIALLAFIQVNVSFAADKPGDKAAPTKVKIPPSVLNIAKENTYPNSTQDLPMLQPSKFAEQLIDSSDIKIENPELIHMLNESAIAKAPLAFGYRATIYLGHWALNYESSETAPNWEYQKINMNYYDNRGGEVPYRIRYVQESQKAVIGGLTAKIPKAEDVQKMMLLKATEKTNLPLAFETIVGAGTKKDEVYNVASNRIGYLSSYASAVNEKGKVTYGEVYLNLKGNKRTITIKNITSQGIGAWIPVQDHVSFSFTVSQQPR; the protein is encoded by the coding sequence ATGAGAGGAATAATTCTTTGTACGATGATTGCGCTACTTGCTTTCATTCAGGTGAATGTAAGCTTTGCAGCCGATAAACCCGGAGATAAGGCAGCTCCGACTAAGGTGAAGATCCCACCTTCCGTATTGAATATTGCAAAGGAAAACACGTACCCTAACTCGACTCAAGATCTTCCGATGCTCCAGCCCAGTAAGTTTGCCGAACAATTGATCGATTCGTCTGATATCAAGATTGAAAATCCAGAACTTATCCATATGCTGAATGAATCGGCAATTGCAAAGGCCCCGCTTGCTTTTGGTTACAGGGCAACCATTTATCTTGGTCATTGGGCATTGAATTATGAGTCATCGGAAACGGCACCGAACTGGGAATATCAAAAAATCAATATGAATTATTATGATAATCGCGGCGGAGAAGTCCCATATAGGATCCGTTACGTCCAGGAAAGCCAGAAGGCAGTAATCGGAGGATTGACGGCCAAAATTCCGAAGGCTGAGGACGTTCAGAAGATGATGCTATTGAAAGCCACCGAAAAGACGAATTTGCCATTGGCCTTCGAAACCATCGTCGGAGCGGGTACGAAAAAAGATGAAGTATACAATGTGGCTTCGAACAGGATAGGTTACTTATCCAGTTATGCTTCGGCCGTAAATGAAAAAGGTAAGGTCACATACGGGGAAGTATACTTGAACCTGAAAGGCAATAAAAGAACGATCACGATCAAGAACATCACTTCACAGGGCATCGGGGCCTGGATACCTGTTCAGGACCACGTTTCCTTTAGCTTCACCGTATCGCAGCAGCCGAGGTAA
- the cax gene encoding calcium/proton exchanger, whose product MVNKIFLGLVVLGVPLSVIGSLLHWPSVIMFIVYCLTIIALAGFMGRATESLAIVMGPRIGGLLNATFGNAVELIISIFSLKAGLVGVVLASLTGSVLGNLLLVAGLSFFIGGTKYKRQKFNVFDARHNAGLLIFAVIVAFVIPEVFTQNMSETSTMSLSVGISIILILLYLAALFFKLVTHRGVYQHNEKKEEHEDEVPEWSKKKAIIVLALATLAVAYVSEKLVHTFSEVGETFGWTELFIGVIIVAIVGNAAEHASAVIMAYKNKMDVAVEIAVGSTLQVAMFVAPVLVLISLMYPTHMPLVFTWPELISMVTAVFLMIMISNDGETNWFEGLTLLAAYFIMGIGFYLL is encoded by the coding sequence ATCGTGAATAAAATATTTTTGGGACTTGTTGTACTGGGTGTCCCTTTATCGGTCATTGGTTCTTTGCTGCATTGGCCGAGCGTAATCATGTTCATCGTCTATTGCTTGACGATCATTGCGCTTGCAGGATTCATGGGCAGGGCGACGGAAAGTTTAGCGATTGTCATGGGGCCGAGGATAGGCGGTCTATTGAATGCTACCTTTGGCAATGCAGTTGAATTGATCATCTCCATCTTTTCTTTAAAGGCGGGACTTGTGGGGGTCGTACTGGCTTCCTTGACGGGTTCGGTTTTAGGAAACCTGTTGTTGGTGGCAGGATTATCCTTCTTTATCGGGGGTACGAAATACAAACGGCAGAAATTCAACGTTTTCGATGCGAGACATAATGCGGGGTTGCTGATTTTTGCTGTTATTGTGGCTTTCGTGATCCCGGAAGTATTCACACAAAACATGAGTGAAACAAGCACCATGTCGTTAAGTGTCGGAATTTCGATCATTTTGATTTTATTATACCTTGCTGCATTATTCTTTAAATTGGTCACTCATCGCGGTGTCTATCAGCATAATGAGAAAAAAGAGGAGCATGAAGATGAAGTCCCGGAGTGGAGCAAGAAGAAGGCGATTATCGTTCTTGCCCTTGCTACTTTGGCTGTTGCTTATGTATCGGAGAAACTTGTCCATACGTTTAGCGAAGTGGGGGAAACCTTCGGGTGGACGGAATTATTCATCGGTGTCATTATCGTTGCGATTGTAGGTAACGCAGCTGAGCATGCATCAGCCGTTATTATGGCGTATAAAAATAAAATGGATGTCGCTGTGGAGATTGCGGTCGGTTCCACGCTTCAAGTCGCGATGTTCGTAGCTCCCGTACTCGTGCTGATTTCGTTAATGTATCCGACGCATATGCCGCTTGTTTTTACATGGCCAGAGCTCATTTCAATGGTTACGGCCGTCTTTTTGATGATCATGATATCGAATGATGGGGAAACGAACTGGTTTGAGGGACTAACGCTATTGGCTGCTTATTTCATTATGGGCATTGGATTTTATTTGTTATAG